The following coding sequences are from one Armatimonadota bacterium window:
- a CDS encoding sulfurtransferase TusA family protein, with product MRTDIPEKAAPEAERPADAVLDCRGLLCPLPLLKTQEALRGLHVGQVLEVLATDPQAEADLRNWAHLAGHEVEPLGRQDGIYRFRIRRMR from the coding sequence ATGCGCACGGACATCCCGGAAAAGGCCGCACCCGAGGCGGAAAGGCCCGCGGACGCGGTCCTGGACTGTCGGGGGCTGCTGTGCCCCCTGCCGCTTTTGAAGACCCAGGAAGCTCTCCGCGGCCTTCACGTTGGGCAGGTGCTGGAGGTGCTCGCAACGGATCCCCAGGCCGAAGCCGACCTCCGGAACTGGGCCCACCTGGCAGGCCACGAGGTCGAGCCCCTGGGGAGGCAGGACGGGATCTACCGGTTCCGGATCCGCCGGATGCGCTAA
- a CDS encoding NAD(P)/FAD-dependent oxidoreductase codes for MDRLTRRQVLKVLGGATLAAATGSFGEEFLGWAVAQEPSRPILPRPTRRVVIVGAGISGAMCARTLRKLAPDVEVVVLERNPSYVSGPSHVDYIVGLEDPRKVTVTFEGLQRDGIQVIRAPVTGLRLRDNRVITPQGFIEYTVLAVATGLVPAEDEIRNLLENRRLSPHAWTWAGTLELRRAVEAFRGGTFVIAVPPPPYKCPPGPYEIACLVQEYWRNKGIRAEVVVLDSSDRPQPPALADLWRRVLSEKGIVYKPSFKVVELDPATRTLISDRGERQRFDLASVIPSQRAPLFVEEAGLGAPFIPIDPATWRSRSHENVYAMGDVAASPYTKSAFTAFLQGRNAAYAIARALGRDRGEPDPVFNQCWPYVSRREALFVEAAWDREGRPVGARSRTAPASPKHVEDRKRWEYGILRAAYG; via the coding sequence ATGGATCGGCTCACGCGAAGGCAGGTCCTCAAGGTCCTGGGTGGGGCCACCCTGGCCGCGGCCACGGGAAGCTTTGGGGAGGAGTTCTTGGGCTGGGCCGTGGCGCAGGAGCCCAGCCGGCCCATCCTCCCTCGCCCCACCCGCCGGGTGGTGATCGTGGGGGCAGGAATCAGCGGCGCCATGTGCGCCCGGACCCTGCGCAAGCTGGCCCCGGACGTGGAGGTGGTGGTGCTGGAGCGCAATCCCAGCTATGTGTCCGGGCCCTCCCACGTGGACTACATCGTGGGACTGGAGGATCCCCGAAAGGTCACGGTGACCTTCGAGGGGCTCCAGCGGGACGGGATCCAGGTCATCCGGGCACCCGTTACAGGGCTGCGCCTGCGGGACAACCGGGTGATCACGCCCCAGGGCTTTATCGAGTACACGGTGCTCGCGGTGGCCACGGGTCTGGTGCCCGCGGAGGACGAGATCCGCAACCTCCTGGAGAACCGCAGGCTGAGCCCGCATGCGTGGACCTGGGCGGGAACCCTGGAGCTCCGCCGGGCCGTGGAAGCGTTCCGGGGCGGCACGTTCGTCATCGCGGTACCTCCTCCGCCCTACAAGTGCCCACCCGGCCCCTACGAGATCGCGTGCCTGGTGCAGGAATACTGGAGGAACAAGGGGATCCGGGCGGAGGTGGTGGTGCTCGACAGCAGCGACCGGCCCCAACCGCCGGCCCTCGCGGACCTGTGGCGCCGGGTGCTCTCCGAGAAGGGCATCGTCTACAAGCCCAGTTTCAAGGTGGTGGAGCTGGACCCCGCCACCCGAACCCTGATCTCCGACCGGGGCGAGCGGCAGCGGTTCGACCTCGCGAGCGTGATCCCGTCCCAGCGGGCGCCGCTCTTTGTGGAGGAGGCGGGGCTGGGAGCGCCCTTCATCCCCATCGACCCCGCCACCTGGCGCAGCCGCAGCCACGAGAACGTGTACGCCATGGGCGACGTGGCCGCCTCCCCGTACACCAAGAGCGCGTTCACGGCTTTCCTGCAGGGCCGCAACGCCGCCTACGCCATCGCCCGGGCCCTGGGCCGCGACCGGGGAGAGCCCGACCCTGTGTTCAACCAGTGCTGGCCGTACGTCTCGCGCCGGGAGGCCCTCTTCGTGGAGGCCGCGTGGGACCGGGAGGGACGGCCCGTGGGAGCTCGCAGCCGAACCGCACCCGCCAGCCCCAAGCACGTGGAGGATCGGAAACGGTGGGAGTACGGGATCCTGCGGGCCGCCTACGGCTGA
- a CDS encoding plastocyanin/azurin family copper-binding protein: MGVRDPAGRLRLIGNACVILLAALLTGCQVRSRASVGEQVLVVTADPGMRFGGRIPGPLLRVRVGRPVRLMLENRDSLQHDLWVVGPRERAPYLEPVFSGARTRVLGPGEREEIRFVPDRPGRYRYVCTVPGHDATMYGEFIVEE, translated from the coding sequence GTGGGAGTACGGGATCCTGCGGGCCGCCTACGGCTGATCGGGAACGCCTGTGTGATCCTCCTCGCGGCTCTCCTCACGGGCTGCCAGGTTCGGAGCCGCGCATCGGTAGGGGAACAGGTTCTCGTGGTGACCGCAGATCCGGGGATGCGGTTCGGAGGCCGCATCCCCGGCCCCCTTCTCCGGGTCAGAGTGGGACGGCCGGTGCGGCTGATGCTGGAGAACCGGGATAGCCTGCAGCACGACCTCTGGGTGGTGGGCCCGCGGGAGCGGGCCCCGTATCTGGAGCCGGTCTTCTCCGGCGCGAGGACCCGGGTGCTGGGCCCGGGGGAGCGGGAGGAGATCCGGTTCGTACCGGATCGGCCGGGCCGGTACCGGTATGTGTGCACGGTACCGGGGCACGACGCCACCATGTACGGGGAGTTCATCGTGGAGGAGTGA
- a CDS encoding YeeE/YedE family protein, whose protein sequence is MNLGAAAAVVALTAVTAGLAWTQGLQAAAVLLLLGLGYGFVLQRTRLCFASAFYGNRELLRGILLGLAVASAGSALVMALGWNRPPRIPFGLHTLVGSALFGFSMPFAGGCMTGTLYRLGTGQSKSLAAFLGILVGNGLGAAYTWPLTERLLDQGWRIFLPDLIGLGPATVLNLAALSVLYLRLGPRPSPVPSAANPGTFLERVFEHPWPAWVGGTAFALLFVIQFAYHSALGVQLPLARFVLWAAGTVDPGVRDLPWARYWGMRIPALDPGFHLDVGLILGALTGALLAGEFAGFRAWRMREALTGFLGGVGMGVAVWVAIGCNVSGFWSAVATLRVDGWIYALGLYLGARAGLRATTFLVGRRFL, encoded by the coding sequence ATGAACCTGGGTGCCGCCGCGGCGGTGGTGGCCCTAACCGCGGTCACGGCGGGACTGGCCTGGACGCAGGGCCTGCAGGCCGCGGCGGTGCTGCTCCTCCTGGGGCTGGGCTACGGCTTCGTGCTGCAGCGTACCAGGCTGTGCTTTGCCTCCGCTTTCTACGGAAACCGGGAACTCCTGCGGGGCATCCTCCTGGGCCTGGCCGTGGCGTCCGCGGGCTCCGCGCTGGTGATGGCACTGGGGTGGAATCGTCCCCCCCGCATCCCCTTCGGCCTGCACACCCTGGTGGGATCTGCCCTCTTCGGGTTCTCCATGCCCTTCGCAGGCGGATGTATGACGGGAACCCTGTACCGCCTGGGCACGGGACAGTCCAAGAGCCTCGCGGCTTTTCTGGGAATCCTCGTAGGGAACGGCCTCGGTGCCGCCTATACGTGGCCCCTCACGGAACGGCTCCTGGATCAGGGGTGGCGGATCTTCCTTCCGGACCTCATCGGCCTGGGGCCTGCCACTGTCCTCAACCTGGCCGCCCTGAGCGTTCTGTACCTGCGCCTCGGGCCACGGCCCAGCCCCGTGCCTTCTGCCGCCAACCCGGGAACCTTCCTGGAACGGGTCTTCGAGCACCCCTGGCCCGCATGGGTGGGCGGGACCGCGTTTGCCCTCCTCTTCGTGATCCAGTTCGCGTACCACTCCGCCCTGGGCGTGCAGCTGCCCCTGGCGCGGTTCGTGCTGTGGGCAGCCGGAACCGTGGATCCCGGGGTCCGGGACCTTCCGTGGGCCCGGTACTGGGGGATGCGCATCCCGGCCCTCGATCCGGGATTCCACCTGGACGTGGGCCTCATCCTGGGGGCCCTCACCGGAGCCCTGCTGGCCGGGGAATTCGCGGGGTTCCGGGCGTGGCGGATGCGGGAGGCGCTCACGGGATTCCTGGGCGGGGTGGGCATGGGCGTGGCGGTGTGGGTAGCCATCGGCTGCAACGTCTCCGGCTTCTGGAGCGCGGTGGCCACCCTCCGGGTGGACGGCTGGATCTACGCCCTGGGCCTGTACCTGGGGGCCCGGGCAGGGCTGAGGGCAACTACTTTCCTCGTAGGCCGGAGATTTCTCTGA